The following is a genomic window from Sphingobacterium spiritivorum.
TATTAAAAACATATTAAAGATGGACGATAACAGCAAATACAATAAACTGACTCCTGAAGAAGAATACGTAATCTTACGTAAGGGAACGGAATACCCTTTTACCGGGACTTTATTGGAAAACAAGAAAAAGGGAACATATATCTGTAAAAGATGTAATGCTCCGCTTTACCGCTCAGAAGACAAATTTGAATCACACTGCGGCTGGCCAAGTTTTGACGATGAGATAAAAGGAGCCGTAAAACATGTCCCTGATGCGGACGGCAGACGTACTGAGATCGTCTGTAACGCTTGCGGCGCACATCTGGGACACGTATTTACAGGTGAACAGTTCACAGCTAAGAATACACGTCACTGTGTCAATTCTATATCCATGAAATTTGTGGAAGATTAAAAAATCTCACTCTGATCAGTTAGCACTGATCAGAGAAGATTCTCTTACTTTGAGTTCGCAAGGCAATACAACCTGCTTCAGTTTTTTATTTTTGCCCTGTATCTGTCCTAATAAAGCAGTGATGAGCTCATCTGCGATTTCAGCAATAGGCTGTGACACCACAGTAATGGACGGTTCATACAGTTTGAACAGCGTATGATCATCGAAAGCAACCATTGCAGGCAATTTACGCTGATTGATTTTTACGGATTTCAGTCCGTCAATGGCCAGGTAATTGGTCGCAAAAACAACAGCATCCAGTCTGTTGTCCTCGATGAATTCGTCTATCTCACGTACCCTCTCCTCTTCCGGAGCATCCTGCTGTACCTTTTTAATAAAAGCTTGTTTCTTATATTTATCGATACCTTTCATATAACCATCCAGCCGGTCTCTCATCTGGGTCTGATCGGAATACAAAGAGACAAGCCCCACACGTTTGAAACCCTGGCCGATCAGATGATCGGTAGCGTCGTAGGCCCCTTTGAAATTATCTGTAATCACATAATTGGTTTCCACATTTGCGAGATAACGGTCAAAAAGAATCAAAGGGACATTATTCTGTTGAAGTTGTGTAATGGTTTCGTCCAAACCTTCGGAAGGTGTGATAATAAATCCGTCGATCTGACGATCGTAGAACATCTGGATAAGTTCTTTGGATTTTGTTTCATCATTATCCATACTACAATAGATAATATGGTATCCGCTGGCATAAGCTTTTCCTTCGATCAGTTTAGCAATATTGGAAAAGAAAGGGTTCGAAATATCCTCTACCAGTAAGCCTAAAATTTTAGTTTTTCCCGTGCGCAAACTTTTAGCAAGTTGGTTTGGTTTATATCCGACTTTCTTCACGTGATCAAGCACACGCTTCGTCAGACCATCGCTAATTCGCTTTTCTTTGGCTTTATCATTTAAAATAAAAGAAACGGTGGTGACGGAGATGCCCAAGTCTTTAGCAATATCGCTAATTAAAATTCTTTTCTTCATCCTGTAACTGTATAGGTAAAATTGATTGAATAACGAAGCTAAAAAATTTTTAGCATATTATCTATTATAATTTTTACAAAATTGCTAAAAGGTTTTAATAGGCATATTTAAATATTTTTTGTAATATTATCCTTATTTTAATGACAATCTATAAAACAAATAATGAATGAAAAGTGCAGGAATTAAAGTTTTAATCTCCATAGTAGCCTCAGCAGGCCTTAGTCTTTCATCTGCTCAGGCTCAGAATTTCACCCAATATGTGGATCCTCTTATCGGATCTGCAGGACATGGCCACGTATTTGTCGGTGCCAATGTTCCGTTGGGAGCCGTGCAGTTAGGTCCGACCCAGATCGCCCAGACCTGGGACAAATTCAACGGATGGGACTGGGTAAGCGGATATAATTTTAAAAGCAAAGATATACTCGGATTTACACATACACATCTCAGCGGAACCGGTATCGGAGATCTGAATGATATTATGATTGTACCCGCAAATGGAAAGCTTCAGCTTCAACCTGCTCAATTTGACAAAATGGATACGGGATATGGCTCTCATTTTGCCAAAGAAAATGAAAAAGCTGTCCCGGGACTATACAGTGTGTATCTCGACGATTATAAAGTAAAGGCTAAACTGACTGCTTCAGAGCGTGTGGGATACCATCAGTACACGTATGATAAGACGGATAATGCACATATTCTGATCGATCTTGCATTCAAGATGAACTGGGACAAACCTACAGACACTTACATTAAGCAGATCAATGACAGCACATTCGTAGGTTACCGTTTTTCTACAGGATGGGCCAATGATCAGAAAGTATATTTCGCACTAAAGACTTCTGTTCCCATCCAGAAAGTTGACTTTTATGATGATAAAACCCAAAAATTGGGAAGTCAGGTCGTAAAGGGACTTGGAATCAAAGCTGCGCTGTACTTTGACGCTGTTAAAAACAAAACTATTGAACTAAAAGTCGGACTTTCACCTGTCAGTACAGTCAATGCATTAGCCAATATTGATACTGAAATACCGGGATGGAA
Proteins encoded in this region:
- a CDS encoding methionine-R-sulfoxide reductase; this translates as MLRKLFISLSVILSLWIIGTTFATGSFYSGENTRDTIKNILKMDDNSKYNKLTPEEEYVILRKGTEYPFTGTLLENKKKGTYICKRCNAPLYRSEDKFESHCGWPSFDDEIKGAVKHVPDADGRRTEIVCNACGAHLGHVFTGEQFTAKNTRHCVNSISMKFVED
- a CDS encoding LacI family DNA-binding transcriptional regulator, which gives rise to MKKRILISDIAKDLGISVTTVSFILNDKAKEKRISDGLTKRVLDHVKKVGYKPNQLAKSLRTGKTKILGLLVEDISNPFFSNIAKLIEGKAYASGYHIIYCSMDNDETKSKELIQMFYDRQIDGFIITPSEGLDETITQLQQNNVPLILFDRYLANVETNYVITDNFKGAYDATDHLIGQGFKRVGLVSLYSDQTQMRDRLDGYMKGIDKYKKQAFIKKVQQDAPEEERVREIDEFIEDNRLDAVVFATNYLAIDGLKSVKINQRKLPAMVAFDDHTLFKLYEPSITVVSQPIAEIADELITALLGQIQGKNKKLKQVVLPCELKVRESSLISAN